GCCAGCCCAGGTCACTCGCAACCGGAAGGAGAAGGAGCTTTCGCTCTTTACCCCTCCAGGAAATATCGAGTACCCTGGCTCTCTCCGCAGGAATAGCCTCAGGTGGTAAGCCCAACGTACAAAAACTGAGGGAACGGGGCCATTTTTCCCGAAAAGCCAGATATGGACGCCGCGGCGAAAGCTTAAATACTGCACCCTGCTCAATTCCAAGAAGCATTTTCACGGCTAAAAATATTTTGGCAAAAACCAGCTTCTCGTCCATGAGATAATCATTCCCTTCAAACAGATTCACAATCTCGGAAAACACGAGGAGCAATTTCTCACGATTACGGCGTAGGATATTCTCCTCGACAAGAAGGGCAACGGCCGAAGCAAGCTTTTCAACCACCGCGATATCTTCACTCGAAAACGGCACATTGACCCGGTTGAGGTTCAAAACGCCAATCACTCGAGTACTGGTATCTCGCACTGGAAAAGAGAGCGAGTAACGGTCTTCACGTCTTCGCCTGGATGCAAACCAAAGGGGGTCATTGCTATCGATGCACAGTGGTTTTCCACTTTCAAAGACCATTTCGGAAATACCCCGTATACGCCGGGAAAGTTCCCCAAAATGGGAAGGATGGAGGTTTTTACCGGCCACCAGAACCAACCCCTGTCCCTGCTCACCCTCAAGCAGTAAAGATCCACTGATGCTCCTTGCCAAAGAAAGGGCCAGCTCCAGAATAAAATCCAGGTTTTGCTTCTCAAAGCTGGAAAATGGATACGACAAACTGATCTCTAAATCCCCCCTTCGTGAGGGAATTATAACACGCCCATTCCAAGAAAACCATTCGATAATCAATTTTTCGTGATATATGATATAATAGTGTACACCTGCGGTGAGGAAAGGTTCTTTCTGAAACCAAGGGGAAAAGAAGGGAAAAATCCCGACTTGCCTTCCGCAGGTTGGGATTTTTTTATGGGAGGGACAAACCATGTCTCAGGTGGCATCGCTATCGGCCAAAGAATGGATGAACCGAATCATCAAGGAAGAAGAGGTGGAAAAGTACCTGTCGGACGGAAGGGACTTTATCGATGACCAAGGTATCGAAACACTGCTCCGGCAACATGCTCGTCCTGACCCAAAGCAGGTACGGGAAATCCTGGAAAAATCGCTCCACCTAGAACGTCTTGAACCAGAGGAGACAGCCACACTCCTCAACGTTGAAGACCCAGAAATGTGGGAAGAAATGTTCGCCACAGCGAAAGAAGTGAAAAGAAAAGTTTATGGAGACCGAATTGTTACTTTTGCCCCCCTTTATTGTAGCAATTACTGTGTGAATAACTGCCTATACTGTGGTTTCCGTCGGGACAACCATCTCCAAAAAAGGCGGCAACTGACCATCGAGGAAGTGCGCCGAGAAGCGGAAGCTCTGGTGTCTCTGGGACACAAGCGCCTGATCATGGTCTACGGAGAGCATCCCACATCCGATGTGGACTACATCGCTCAAACCATTCAAACCGTGTACGAAACCAAGGTCGGTCATGGTGAAATTCGCCGGGTCAATGTGAACGCTGCTCCTCTGGACATTGCCCGGTACCGAGTGCTTAAAGAAGTGGGTATCGGGACATTCCAGGTCTTTCAGGAAACATACCATCACGAAACGTATCGTAAGCTCCATCCTTCTGGTATTAAGGCTCACTACCGGTGGCGGCTCTATGCCCTGCATCGAGCCCAGGAAGCTGGTATTGATGATGTTGCCATCGGAGCTCTTTTTGGACTCTATAACTGGAAGTTTGAAGTCATGGGACTGCTCTACCATACCATCGACCTGGAGAACCATTTTGGGGGAGTGGGACCACATACCATTTCCTTTCCCCGTCTGGAACCTGCCGTCAACACCCCTCTGGCCCAAGAAAGCCAATATCGAGTTTCCGACCGAGATTTCAAAAGACTGGTTACGGTCATCCGCCTCTCCGTCCCCTATGCTGGGATGATCATCACTGCCCGAGAACCAGCCCATGTGCGCCGGGAAGTGATTCCGGTGGGATGTACGCAAACCGATGCCTCCACCCGCATTGGCATTGGTGCTTACAGTGAGCGCTACGGTGAACAGGAATTGGAACGGCAGCAGTTTGAGATTAACGACCCTCGCTCTCTGGATGAAGTGGTGCGCGAACTTGCCAACATGGGATACATCACTTCGTTCTGCACCGCAGACTATCGCTGTGGGAGAACCGGCAAGTACTTCATGGACATCACCAAAAAGGGGAAAATTCACCATTTCTGCATGCCGAACGCCATCCTAACTTTCAAAGAGTACCTCCTGGACTACGCTTCACCAGAAACAAAGGAAACTGGAGAAAAAATCATCGCCCAGAAATTTGCCGAACTCGACGACCGACTCAAACCCCTGATCACCGAGTACCTCCAAAGAATCGAAAATGGAGAACGAGACTTGCGAATTTGAAATTTGGCTCCGTCTCGTACGGGAATCCAGTAGCGTAGGATTATCTGGTAACCTCCTGAACCAAATCGCTCAGGAGGTAGAGAAGCGCTATGGAGCAAGAATCTGGTTTGCGGAAATCCTAGGAAAACGATGGTCGTATCGCTCAGGGGTAAGACAGGATTTTCCCGTCTCGCCCCTGAACCATATTCCCATTACACCGTGTTTTGGATTGGTTGCAGAGGGGTGGGAAATGGTCCCCGAAATG
This region of Atribacterota bacterium genomic DNA includes:
- a CDS encoding ATP-binding protein: MSYPFSSFEKQNLDFILELALSLARSISGSLLLEGEQGQGLVLVAGKNLHPSHFGELSRRIRGISEMVFESGKPLCIDSNDPLWFASRRRREDRYSLSFPVRDTSTRVIGVLNLNRVNVPFSSEDIAVVEKLASAVALLVEENILRRNREKLLLVFSEIVNLFEGNDYLMDEKLVFAKIFLAVKMLLGIEQGAVFKLSPRRPYLAFREKWPRSLSFCTLGLPPEAIPAERARVLDISWRGKERKLLLLPVASDLGWRFLFTSFLDKELELLEHLVLSMIARLGKSCLDNIFLFRRNEKLVQERERNQLARELHDGLAQILASSQLYLYFLKNNIPQHGGDVWQEILEKLDCLTRMGIEESRFILSELAGKPVSALRLKNELESIVNVFSYPGIVIHQEVTVGVRSVSFRVYRVITSVVREALSNVIRHAQAKNVWITLHDDAQFLYLSIKDDGKGLEKGVAVQQAEGGHFGIYNMRNRVKLARGRLRLISSPQKGLTIEAKIPLQ
- the hydG gene encoding [FeFe] hydrogenase H-cluster radical SAM maturase HydG, with amino-acid sequence MSQVASLSAKEWMNRIIKEEEVEKYLSDGRDFIDDQGIETLLRQHARPDPKQVREILEKSLHLERLEPEETATLLNVEDPEMWEEMFATAKEVKRKVYGDRIVTFAPLYCSNYCVNNCLYCGFRRDNHLQKRRQLTIEEVRREAEALVSLGHKRLIMVYGEHPTSDVDYIAQTIQTVYETKVGHGEIRRVNVNAAPLDIARYRVLKEVGIGTFQVFQETYHHETYRKLHPSGIKAHYRWRLYALHRAQEAGIDDVAIGALFGLYNWKFEVMGLLYHTIDLENHFGGVGPHTISFPRLEPAVNTPLAQESQYRVSDRDFKRLVTVIRLSVPYAGMIITAREPAHVRREVIPVGCTQTDASTRIGIGAYSERYGEQELERQQFEINDPRSLDEVVRELANMGYITSFCTADYRCGRTGKYFMDITKKGKIHHFCMPNAILTFKEYLLDYASPETKETGEKIIAQKFAELDDRLKPLITEYLQRIENGERDLRI